A portion of the Vanessa atalanta chromosome 14, ilVanAtal1.2, whole genome shotgun sequence genome contains these proteins:
- the LOC125068763 gene encoding G-protein coupled receptor moody-like codes for MELVQNKSDVFVNGSAFISDADLASVELFKGYPDGLMKFATASCIVFMMIGIPGNIITIVALARYEKVRNATAIFIMGLSCSDLLFCCFNLPLAASTFWHRSWTHGGLLCRMFPLARYALVAASLFTVLAITINRYVMIAHPRLYPKLYKNRNIAIMLIFIWILSFGVMIATWFEKWGRFGLDTNIGSCSILPDKKNRSPKKVLFLTAFILPCIAIILCYARIFFIVRKATKKSMNTNKRLPNPDELSSADTSSSVSARITAEISSNYAMEQTIDLDIPLRTDQSPEIQRSTTFKLSTRDDVVRHPEDLRQEPTRLRRTALRKSMALLKLSLPTRKDRRLGTMIIAIMISFCLCHLPITITKVLREINPHPASNIAAYILLYLSSSINPVIYVVMSNEYRKAYKNLFRRRSRASLSLKAIRNQS; via the exons ATGGAATTAGTACAGAACAAAAGTGATGTGTTTGTGAATGGAAGTGCGTTTATATCTGATGCGGATCTGGCATCAGTGGAACTTTTCAAGGGTTATCCGGATGGTCTGATGAAATTTGCAACAGCTAGCTGCATTGTCTTCATGATGATTGGAATTCCAGGGAACATCATCACTATTGTGGCTCTAGCGCGGTACGAAAAA GTGCGAAACGCTACGGCCATATTCATAATGGGTCTATCTTGTTCGGACCTGCTCTTCTGCTGTTTCAATCTGCCTCTCGCCGCTTCCACTTTTTGGCATCGTTCTTGGACCCATGGCGGCCTACTGTGCCGTATGTTTCCGCTGGCAAGATATGCCCTCGTTGCTGCCTCACTGTTCACTGTCTTAGCTATCACAATCAACAGATATGTCATGATTGCACATCCAAGATTATATCCTAA GTTGTACAAGAACCGAAACATAGCAATAATGCTGATCTTCATATGGATTCTGTCGTTTGGAGTCATGATAGCTACATGGTTTGAAAAATGGGGTCGATTTGGATTAGATACAAATATAGGATCCTGCTCTATTCTTCCAGATAAAAAGAACAGATCACCAAAGAAAGTCCTTTTTCTTACCGCTTTTATACTACCTTGTATAGCAATAATACTTTGTTATGCACGTATATTTTTCATCGTTCGTAAAGCAACGAAAAAGTCTATGAACACTAACAAACGATTACCGAACCCAGATGAGCTGTCATCGGCGGATACGTCCTCCTCGGTATCAGCACGAATAACAGCGGAAATTAGTAGCAATTATGCTATGGAACAGACCATAGATCTTGATATACCACTAAGGACTGATCAAAGTCCGGAAATTCAACGTTCGACGACGTTCAAACTTAGCACGAGAGACGACGTCGTGAGACATCCTGAAGATTTAAGACAAGAACCAACCAGACTTCGAAGAACCGCATTAAGGAAATCCATGGCACTTCTGAAACTTTCCCTGCCAACACGAAAAGATAGAAGACTGGGAACGATGATAATTGCTATAATGATATCATTTTGTTTGTGTCATTTACCTATAACGATTACAAAAGTATTACGCGAGATTAACCCCCACCCTGCATCTAATATAGCTGCCtacattcttttatatttatcgtcTAGTATTAATCCTGTAATTTACGTAGTCATGTCAAATGAGTACAGAAAAGCCTACAAGAATCTATTTAGGCGGCGAAGCAGAGCTTCGTTATCTTTAAAGGCAATCAGAAATCAATCATAG
- the LOC125068781 gene encoding G-protein coupled receptor moody-like: MGDLLPSIPKSTLASEVDGYNWSVVGLDAYNTDEELAAVELFKDYPEGLLRFASACCVLFMLVGIPGNLITIVALARCKKVRNATAVFIMNLSCSDLLFCCFNLPLAASTFWQRSWAHGRTLCRMFPLARYALVAVSLFTVLAITINRYVMISHPRLYPKLYKKQYLAVMVASTWAFSFGALIATWLEKWGRFGLDPSIGSCSILPDQNHRSPKEFLFVGAFMLPCLAIVICYARIFCIVREAARRSRAPGRGRARPGLEDSAVGSASTALERSPGPENGYNHVAPTKKALLAPPSLHYPPTPGPERSSSSGVDTLDGHDDECALDAKPRTPSGGDTAKRLRQAAVALRRSPAPVRPPRLTPKDRKLLKMIMAIMLSFWVCYLPITLTKLFREFTSHPAANIAGYILIYLTTCINPIIYVVMSSEYRQAYKNLLMCRRRA; this comes from the exons ATGGGTGATCTTTTACCGAGTATACCGAAGAGTACTTTGGCCAGTGAGGTAGACGGATACAATTGGAGCGTGGTGGGACTGGACGCGTATAATACGGATGAAGAGCTGGCAGCGGTCGAACTGTTCAAGGACTACCCGGAAGGTCTGCTGCGTTTCGCATCAGCGTGCTGTGTGCTGTTTATGCTTGTTGGAATCCCCGGAAATTTAATCACTATAGTTGCTCTGGCAAGATGTAAGAag GTACGCAACGCGACAGCTGTGTTTATAATGAATTTGTCATGCTCCGATTTGCTGTTCTGCTGCTTCAACCTACCGCTCGCTGCTTCAACCTTCTGGCAGCGTTCGTGGGCACACGGCAGGACGCTCTGTAGAATGTTTCCCCTCGCTAGATATGCGCTCGTCGCCGTATCGTTGTTCACTGTCCTGGCGATCACTATCAACAGATATGTTATGATCTCACACCCAAGGCTTTACCCTAA ACTCTACAAAAAGCAGTATTTGGCTGTGATGGTAGCCAGTACGTGGGCTTTCTCTTTTGGAGCTCTTATTGCGACATGGCTCGAAAAATGGGGTCGTTTTGGCCTAGATCCCTCTATCGGATCGTGCTCAATACTTCCTGATCAAAACCACCGTTCCCCAAAAGAATTTCTATTTGTAGGAGCATTTATGCTGCCTTGTCTAGCCATTGTCATATGCTACGctagaatattttgtatagtaaGAGAAGCTGCTCGGCGTTCACGTGCACCTGGTAGAGGAAGAGCTAGACCAGGTCTGGAAGATTCGGCTGTTGGATCAGCTTCGACAGCATTAGAACGATCTCCAGGCCCAGAAAACGGGTACAATCATGTCGCACCAACTAAAAAAGCTTTACTTGCACCACCTTCCCTTCATTATCCTCCTACTCCAGGACCGGAACGTTCATCGTCTTCTGGTGTGGATACATTAGATGGTCACGATGATGAATGCGCTCTTGACGCAAAACCGAGAACTCCGAGCGGCGGTGATACAGCCAAAAGACTTCGTCAAGCAGCAGTAGCGCTGAGGCGATCACCAGCTCCAGTGAGACCACCCCGATTAACACCAAAAGATAGAAAACTTTTAAAGATGATAATGGCAATAATGCTCTCATTCTGGGTATGCTATTTGCCAATAACCCTAACAAAACTCTTTAGGGAGTTCACTTCTCATCCCGCAGCAAATATAGCgggatatattttgatatatttgacGACATGCATCAATCCCATAATTTACGTGGTGATGTCGAGCGAGTATCGACAGGCTTATAAGAATCTTCTGATGTGTAGAAGACGAGCGTGA